A single window of Fodinicurvata sp. EGI_FJ10296 DNA harbors:
- a CDS encoding DMT family transporter — protein MQPIRPATSLDTLKLLCLGALWGSTFLWIEVALRGMPPMTIVAGRTVIGAALLLILSISAGYRVPMDRRALMRIAVAGAFGSAIPFSLVAWGQQHIPSSTAAVLMGAGPFMALFISHFFTPDDRFTVPKLAGLCVGLAGLLVLVGPEAVSGASPSLAGQLAIVAATFSYAVGGVVIRRIVGVPAPLAAGLMLAATALYMLPIALVTDRPWTLSPGIGPVLALVALGVGPTALAHFLRVQLVRDVGSTFLSQVNYLIPVFGILWVWVVLSDVPSLRAWIALAFILFGITIVRAGARLAHSRAQSRAESRAEARPRA, from the coding sequence ATGCAGCCTATCCGGCCCGCCACCAGTCTGGACACCCTGAAACTCCTGTGCCTCGGCGCTTTATGGGGATCGACGTTCCTGTGGATCGAGGTTGCCCTCAGGGGTATGCCGCCAATGACCATCGTTGCCGGGCGGACGGTCATCGGGGCGGCGCTGTTGCTCATCCTGTCGATCTCGGCGGGCTACCGGGTGCCGATGGATCGCCGCGCGCTGATGCGCATTGCGGTTGCCGGCGCCTTCGGCAGCGCCATTCCGTTTTCGCTGGTCGCCTGGGGCCAACAGCACATCCCCAGCAGCACGGCCGCCGTGCTCATGGGCGCCGGTCCGTTCATGGCGCTGTTCATCTCACATTTCTTCACACCTGACGACCGGTTCACAGTCCCCAAGCTGGCAGGCCTCTGCGTCGGTTTGGCGGGGCTGTTGGTGCTTGTCGGGCCCGAAGCGGTATCGGGCGCATCGCCGTCGCTGGCCGGCCAATTGGCGATCGTCGCGGCCACGTTCTCCTATGCCGTGGGGGGTGTGGTCATCCGGCGCATCGTCGGCGTCCCGGCACCTCTGGCGGCCGGACTGATGCTGGCCGCCACGGCGCTCTATATGCTGCCGATCGCGCTCGTCACCGACCGGCCATGGACCCTGTCGCCCGGCATCGGACCGGTTCTGGCGCTGGTGGCACTGGGGGTGGGGCCCACGGCGCTGGCGCATTTCCTGCGCGTGCAGCTGGTCCGGGACGTTGGGTCGACCTTCCTTTCCCAGGTCAACTATCTGATCCCGGTTTTCGGCATATTATGGGTGTGGGTCGTGCTGTCCGACGTGCCCTCGCTGCGGGCCTGGATCGCGTTGGCGTTCATCCTTTTCGGCATCACCATCGTTCGGGCCGGCGCTCGCCTGGCCCACTCGCGGGCCCAGTCGCGGGCCGAGTCGCGGGCCGAGGCGCGGCCGCGGGCCTGA
- a CDS encoding peptidoglycan-binding domain-containing protein, with product MKSTILRTGQSLAAAAVVVVATTVTAAAQVEIARQQSLVATVPSGAWCAPNVPVTINAPNRSSFRDGDWAFREIGGTIRRTMDEVCPVATHLNIIGRVDGTEVYNGRLGPDTGDRIVGSYVDGSGTVRSSPATTQPATSSPSPSYRDQVREAQTLLNRLGYNAGPADGLMGPRTRSAVRSFQRAHDLSVTGEVNQDLISALISAEG from the coding sequence ATGAAATCGACCATTCTTCGTACGGGTCAGAGCCTGGCCGCCGCCGCTGTTGTCGTTGTTGCGACAACGGTGACAGCTGCGGCGCAGGTAGAGATCGCCCGGCAACAGAGCCTGGTTGCGACGGTGCCATCCGGTGCCTGGTGCGCGCCCAACGTGCCGGTGACGATCAACGCGCCAAACCGATCTTCGTTCCGTGATGGCGATTGGGCCTTCCGCGAGATCGGCGGCACGATTCGCAGGACGATGGACGAGGTATGCCCCGTTGCCACACACCTGAACATTATCGGGCGGGTCGACGGCACGGAAGTCTATAATGGCCGTCTGGGCCCCGATACCGGAGACCGTATCGTCGGCTCCTATGTCGATGGCTCGGGCACCGTCAGGTCGTCCCCGGCCACCACACAGCCGGCCACGAGTTCGCCGTCCCCCAGCTATCGCGATCAGGTGCGCGAAGCTCAGACCCTGTTGAACCGCCTTGGCTACAACGCTGGCCCTGCGGACGGGCTGATGGGTCCCAGAACCCGCTCGGCCGTCCGGTCGTTTCAACGCGCACACGATCTTTCCGTGACGGGTGAAGTCAATCAGGATCTGATTTCGGCCCTGATCAGCGCCGAGGGGTAA
- a CDS encoding DUF1045 domain-containing protein: MSSDARYAIYFGPAAETALFDLGRVWLGRDVVTGRTRPQPTVPGITEDRMAALTRSPRFYGFHGTLKAPFSLAPGRTAEQLHGEVLAFAADSAAFMSPPLVLESLDGFLALVFSRPCAEMRALCDDCVEMFEPFRAPLSPEDQERRLRSPLTERQRDYLDRWGYPGVFDEFTFHMTLTSRLQEPEHSLIRDTLEDLAAPVLWEPAWIDAIAIYEQPDRETPFTMTARYPLGRR, encoded by the coding sequence ATGTCAAGCGATGCCCGATACGCGATATATTTCGGTCCGGCGGCCGAGACGGCCCTGTTCGATCTGGGGCGGGTCTGGCTTGGCCGAGATGTCGTGACCGGCCGGACCCGGCCTCAGCCGACTGTCCCCGGCATTACCGAGGACCGGATGGCGGCGTTGACGCGCAGTCCGCGGTTCTACGGCTTTCACGGCACCCTGAAGGCGCCGTTTTCGCTGGCGCCCGGCCGGACGGCGGAACAGTTGCACGGGGAAGTTTTGGCTTTTGCCGCCGACAGCGCCGCTTTCATGTCGCCACCGCTCGTCCTGGAGTCGCTGGACGGGTTTCTGGCTCTGGTCTTCAGTCGACCTTGCGCGGAAATGCGGGCCCTGTGCGACGATTGTGTCGAGATGTTCGAGCCGTTCCGGGCGCCGCTATCGCCAGAGGATCAAGAGCGGCGGCTGCGGTCGCCGCTGACCGAGCGTCAGCGCGACTATCTCGACCGTTGGGGGTACCCCGGCGTCTTCGATGAATTCACGTTCCACATGACCCTGACCTCACGGCTTCAGGAGCCGGAGCATTCCCTGATCCGCGATACGCTCGAAGACCTGGCCGCCCCGGTTCTATGGGAGCCGGCGTGGATCGATGCGATCGCCATTTACGAGCAGCCGGATCGCGAGACCCCGTTCACCATGACGGCCCGCTATCCGCTTGGCCGCCGGTAA
- a CDS encoding 5'-methylthioadenosine/adenosylhomocysteine nucleosidase — MTKTATLGVMTAIPEEIEDLGAAFTEEGREVVAGLVFRRGVLEGRRCVLVETGIGKVNAAIVATLLISRFGCDGLVFSGVAGGLDPALGVGDVVIATRLIAHDYGALIDGDIRPYQPGVPPLPGFDETVGYDIDAAVLGRLRPVLDGIDLPTLSSEAAGGEPRTPSVHFGTVLTGDTFMNCGATRERLFNRFGGLAVEMEGAAVAQTADRFGVPVVVIRALSDLAGADSHVDFGAFVHETAAVAAGIVRQVVGHL, encoded by the coding sequence ATGACGAAAACCGCCACCCTTGGCGTCATGACGGCCATTCCCGAAGAAATTGAGGATCTGGGCGCGGCATTCACCGAAGAAGGGCGCGAGGTCGTCGCCGGCCTCGTCTTCCGGCGCGGCGTGCTGGAGGGTCGCCGATGCGTCCTGGTCGAAACCGGAATCGGCAAGGTCAATGCGGCCATCGTTGCCACGTTGCTGATCTCGCGGTTCGGCTGCGACGGGCTCGTCTTTTCCGGTGTTGCCGGTGGGCTCGATCCGGCTCTGGGCGTCGGTGACGTGGTGATCGCCACCCGGTTGATCGCCCATGATTACGGCGCCCTGATCGACGGCGATATCCGGCCCTATCAGCCGGGTGTGCCGCCGCTTCCGGGCTTCGACGAAACGGTCGGCTACGACATCGACGCCGCCGTGCTGGGCCGTCTGCGCCCTGTGCTGGACGGCATTGATCTGCCGACGCTCAGTTCCGAAGCCGCGGGCGGGGAACCCCGGACGCCGTCTGTGCATTTCGGCACTGTGCTGACCGGCGACACGTTCATGAATTGCGGCGCGACCCGGGAACGGCTGTTCAACCGGTTTGGCGGCCTTGCGGTTGAAATGGAAGGGGCCGCGGTGGCCCAGACGGCCGACCGGTTTGGCGTACCGGTTGTTGTGATCCGGGCACTCAGCGATCTTGCCGGTGCCGACAGCCATGTCGATTTCGGTGCTTTTGTGCACGAGACGGCGGCGGTTGCGGCCGGTATCGTTCGTCAGGTCGTCGGGCATCTATGA
- a CDS encoding 2OG-Fe(II) oxygenase, which produces MMIRLDRLDETPLATDPFNYVVVKDFLTPEGLDAARKAYPEVPGPGSHPPDGLAIDGAFQSLIDELQGSAFRSAVERKFDIDLTDRPTMYTVRGYCRSRDGKIHTDSKTKLITVLLYMNDDGWPNASGRLRLLRNGTDLEDYADEVEPAGGTLLIFKRADNSWHGHHSYEGPRRAVQLNWVTDQSVVDREQGRHGFSSRIKKLFTFGARV; this is translated from the coding sequence ATGATGATCAGGCTCGACCGACTGGACGAAACGCCCCTGGCGACCGACCCGTTCAACTATGTGGTTGTCAAGGATTTCCTGACGCCGGAGGGACTGGACGCGGCGCGCAAGGCCTATCCGGAAGTACCGGGGCCCGGCTCTCACCCGCCCGACGGTCTGGCCATCGACGGCGCCTTCCAGTCCCTGATCGACGAGTTGCAGGGCAGTGCCTTTCGAAGCGCCGTGGAACGCAAATTCGACATCGACCTGACGGATCGGCCGACGATGTATACCGTGCGCGGCTATTGCCGGTCGCGCGACGGCAAGATCCATACCGACTCGAAAACCAAGCTGATCACCGTCCTGCTTTACATGAACGACGACGGCTGGCCCAATGCGTCGGGTCGGCTGCGGCTGCTGCGCAACGGGACCGACCTTGAAGACTATGCAGACGAGGTCGAGCCCGCCGGCGGAACGCTGCTGATCTTCAAGCGCGCCGACAATTCATGGCATGGCCACCACTCATACGAAGGGCCGCGCCGGGCCGTTCAGCTGAACTGGGTCACCGACCAATCCGTCGTCGACCGCGAACAGGGCCGGCACGGATTCTCCTCCAGAATCAAGAAACTGTTCACTTTCGGCGCCCGTGTCTGA
- a CDS encoding ligase-associated DNA damage response DEXH box helicase yields MHAWFRHRGWHPHPHQLAMVQAAADGANALLIAPTGGGKTLAGFLATLAALKDRPREGLHTLYISPLKALAQDIRRNLDAPLAEMRLPIRAETRTGDTPAAVRERQRRHPPQILMTTPESLALMLSLEDAPRLFGGLRRIIIDELHALAGTKRGDLLALGLSRLATIAPTARRAGLSATVAHPDALVAYLSMAGRSDAGDVRTVIGRAGAAATVEILATRERLPWAGHMGLHAVPEIYERIRQGGTTLVFVNTRAQAELVFQELWRINDDTLPIALHHGSLAFDQRRRVEAAMAAGDLRAVVATSSLDLGIDWASVDLVVQIGAPKGVSRLLQRIGRANHRLDEPSRALLVPANRFEVLECRAAMDSIAANQLDGDPPPPGGLDVLAQHILGTACSTPFDPDTLYHEIRRAAPYADLARKDFDDAVSFVATGGYALAAYDRFKRLTPMPDGRLAASDQSARRAYRMNVGTIVEAVTLKVRLGRGRVLGEIEEYFISTLEPGDTFMFAGELLRFVGVRDTFAECARGGKGDPKVPAYAGGRLPLSTHLADAVRAILQSPDTWIDLPEAVRWWLRLQAEKSELPRRDNLLVETFPRGGKSFLVAYCFEGRNAHQSLGMLLTRRMERMGYGPLGFVATDYVLAVWSVHEVDDMRTLFDEDMLGDDLEAWMEESSLLRRTFRSVAVIAGLIERRYPGQQKSGRQITVSSDLIYDVLRQHEPDHLLLRATRADAARGLTDVSRIGSLLKRAAERLAHRRLHRVSPLAIPVLLEVGREQVYGSAADMLLDETADQMLAEAAGSGTTDAPSGPPPPFQQSLF; encoded by the coding sequence TTGCACGCCTGGTTCCGGCACCGGGGCTGGCACCCCCACCCGCACCAGTTGGCCATGGTCCAGGCGGCGGCCGACGGGGCGAATGCGCTGTTGATCGCACCGACCGGCGGCGGCAAGACGCTCGCCGGATTTCTGGCAACCCTCGCCGCGCTCAAGGACCGCCCGCGCGAAGGACTTCATACGCTTTATATCTCGCCGCTGAAGGCGCTGGCTCAGGACATCCGGCGCAACCTTGACGCCCCGCTCGCCGAAATGCGGCTGCCCATTCGTGCCGAGACCCGAACCGGCGATACGCCTGCGGCGGTGCGCGAGCGTCAGCGCCGCCACCCGCCGCAGATCCTGATGACGACGCCGGAAAGCCTGGCGCTGATGCTGTCTCTGGAAGACGCGCCACGCCTGTTCGGCGGTCTGCGCAGGATCATCATCGACGAATTGCATGCGCTGGCCGGGACCAAGCGCGGCGACCTGCTGGCACTCGGCCTGAGCCGGCTGGCGACGATCGCCCCCACCGCTCGCCGCGCCGGTCTGTCGGCCACCGTCGCGCACCCGGATGCCCTTGTCGCTTATCTTTCGATGGCGGGCCGCTCGGATGCCGGCGATGTCCGTACCGTCATCGGCCGTGCGGGTGCCGCGGCGACGGTGGAAATTTTGGCGACACGGGAACGGCTGCCCTGGGCCGGGCATATGGGCCTGCATGCCGTGCCCGAGATCTACGAGCGTATCCGCCAAGGCGGGACCACGCTGGTGTTCGTCAACACACGCGCCCAGGCAGAGCTGGTCTTTCAGGAATTGTGGCGGATCAACGACGACACTCTGCCGATCGCGCTGCACCACGGCAGTCTGGCGTTCGATCAGCGCCGTCGAGTCGAAGCCGCCATGGCCGCCGGAGACCTGCGCGCGGTCGTGGCGACCTCGTCGCTCGACCTGGGGATCGACTGGGCGTCGGTGGATCTGGTGGTGCAAATCGGCGCGCCCAAGGGCGTCAGCCGCCTGCTGCAGCGCATCGGCCGTGCCAATCACCGACTCGACGAGCCATCGCGCGCCCTGCTCGTTCCGGCAAACCGGTTCGAGGTTCTGGAATGCCGCGCCGCCATGGACAGCATCGCTGCCAACCAGCTCGACGGCGACCCGCCGCCACCTGGCGGTCTGGATGTTCTGGCCCAGCATATTCTGGGCACGGCCTGCAGCACGCCGTTCGATCCCGATACGCTGTATCACGAGATCCGGCGGGCGGCGCCTTATGCCGATCTGGCGCGCAAGGATTTCGACGACGCCGTTTCGTTCGTCGCGACCGGCGGCTATGCGCTTGCCGCCTATGACCGCTTCAAGCGCCTCACCCCGATGCCAGATGGCAGACTGGCGGCCAGCGACCAGTCCGCCCGGCGCGCCTATCGCATGAATGTCGGCACCATCGTCGAGGCCGTGACCCTCAAGGTCCGTCTGGGACGGGGGCGGGTACTGGGCGAGATCGAGGAATATTTCATCTCGACGCTGGAGCCCGGCGATACCTTCATGTTTGCCGGTGAACTGCTGCGCTTTGTCGGCGTCCGGGATACCTTTGCCGAGTGCGCGCGCGGCGGCAAGGGCGACCCGAAGGTGCCCGCCTATGCCGGCGGCCGATTGCCGCTATCCACCCATCTGGCGGATGCCGTGCGCGCGATCCTGCAATCGCCCGACACCTGGATCGATCTGCCCGAAGCGGTGCGGTGGTGGTTGCGCCTTCAGGCCGAAAAGTCGGAACTGCCGCGGCGGGACAACCTGCTCGTCGAGACGTTTCCGCGTGGCGGCAAGAGCTTTCTGGTCGCCTATTGCTTCGAGGGCCGCAACGCCCACCAGTCGCTGGGCATGCTGTTGACGCGCCGAATGGAACGTATGGGCTATGGCCCGCTCGGCTTCGTCGCCACCGATTACGTTCTGGCGGTCTGGTCTGTTCACGAGGTCGATGATATGCGCACGCTGTTCGACGAAGACATGCTGGGTGACGATCTCGAAGCCTGGATGGAGGAAAGCTCGCTGCTGCGGCGAACGTTTCGCAGTGTCGCGGTAATCGCCGGTCTGATCGAGCGGCGATATCCGGGCCAGCAGAAATCCGGCCGGCAGATCACGGTATCGTCGGACCTCATTTACGACGTCCTGCGCCAGCACGAACCCGACCACCTGCTGCTGAGGGCGACCCGCGCCGACGCCGCGCGCGGCCTCACCGACGTCTCGCGGATCGGGAGCCTGCTGAAGCGGGCTGCCGAGCGACTGGCGCATCGCCGGCTGCACCGGGTCTCGCCCCTGGCCATTCCCGTCCTGCTGGAAGTGGGGCGCGAGCAGGTTTACGGATCCGCCGCCGACATGCTGCTGGACGAAACGGCCGACCAGATGCTGGCGGAAGCCGCCGGATCAGGGACAACAGACGCTCCGTCCGGCCCTCCACCGCCCTTCCAGCAGAGCCTTTTCTAA